GTGTTTAATGGTTTGTGTTTTGTTGCGGATCGATAACGGCCATTGGTCAATGGGTTTAAGTTGCCATAATTTGTATGTGCTATGTAGAAGATTTTTGTGGTTTTCTGTGTCTTAAGTCGGTGCGAGTATGTGTTCTGGAGTAATTTGGATGACTATGTTTGAGCTCATTGATGTCTCTAGCTGAAGTTTTGTGTGTGAAAAGCCTGTTTTATGAAATGACGGATAAATAGGGGGAGTACGGAGCTTGTTTAGGAAAAGACGCATAAATAGGGAAGGGAGGGGAGTACGGGGTGTATTCAAGTGGTCCAAATAATTTTAGGCTATTTAGATTAAGGTATGCAGAATTCCATCCCTTTCATATACTTCAATATTACATCATATCGACTAGCTAAGTAGCTACGTACCTACATCCGAAAATTCATTCGGAGGGTTGTACGTAAGtgaaaataatacttagaaATATCGGCTAAACTATCCACGTACGGTATTCATTCTGATAGGTAGACAGAATTGAGAGCAATTGGCTTAGCTGAAAAAATTTAGGTTCTTTCTGGGTCTCCCGAGATAGATGATgtctagatagatagataggttctttatttatatagaaatcGACGAGACCCGAAATTATTAGGTATAGGAATTGTAGTAGTTGGGAATAAGAAATTGAATGAACTGAATTTGCAATAACACTCCTAAATGATCtcttgaaaaaaaatcttaactcTTTTTTATCTTCCACAGACGCTACGGGGTGGTTGACAAGAGATTCTGCGTGGAAGGAGGCTCCCGTTGTGGGAAGGGCGAGGGCCTGTTCATCTTCGCGGCTGAAGGAGGCAGGGAGCTGACCGAACTCCTCAACGTATACAGTCATGAGGCTCAGTCCAGGCTTAGCATAGCGTCCAGGAGCGGTTCAGgttggtatttttataacgtAGTATCTtaggttttttaaggggggaaaatcatccaaaggcttctcccaccttgggcaagagggagtgtcagacttactgactaaaaatcaccccgttcctactcctgccttctgccagagccagagccccggaaaacccgctaggtagtccgcagctccggattatcttgctgccacactcagagtcatttaatgcttacttaaactattccttaataacgattttgtatggaaatcaattgctaaggactgggttaagtaaccattaaatgactctgagtgcgcgagttgGCCTATATTGAAGATCTTGATTTTTTCTGTCTCTGGTCTTGTATGGGTTAAGTGATCGAAAATTTTAAGTAAGAAGCTCTTAAACTGAAGCATTTGTATGTGCTTTGCATTAATTTTATACCCAGAAAAGGAATTAAGCAGAATAGCAGCATTAGCATTAGACTTAAAGAGTTTATTTACTCATTTCAACTCTCAATCACGGATCATTAATAAATCCATCCATGTATAACACTTCAGTTTGTAGAACAAACATGATCAGTTAGCAAACTACTTTTTTAAAACCCACACAATCGTACCAgagacaaaataaagaaaaaaaaagcaatattgACATATCACTTGACCGTAAAAATCCGAAGTCGCCTTATATCGGTATTGACAAAGGCGTGGCATGCCATGAGAACTCATTGTATACCTTAACCACAGTAAACTAACCTAATCTAAtctttaaaagataaataaaaaaaaaaaaattggcaaacAATTCTCCTAGTTTTGCAGTGTTCTGCTTTTCCAAAACTGCAGGTGCACGTATACCAATCTGTCTATAGAAATTTCAACCttagtattttgtaataaaatcgatTATCCATCACTGTtatgtatagcttcatgtgctGCGACTAGCATCTGTATATCTTAGGTCTTGCGAAACAATTCGTTGCGGATCTCAAAAGCTAATagtaattggttggtttattcgagccggccaatcagagagccgaacgcgctcttatttcgattatgtactttaaacgtaaagcaaactcatactaattctaagggtactgtttaATCTGTTACTACTAAAGTTTGTCTAGAAACCACAATATAAttcaatttgtgttattaatctattataaattatatacctaATGTTACCTAGTTACCTCAATAACCACGTGTAATATTAATCTAATGAATTAGAAAATGATTCCTTCTTCCATGGTTGTTAAGGGTGACTTTTGCTTGTAACTGCAGTTGAAACTACAAAAATGTAGCGAAAGTGTTTTTGATTGGACGACTTATCTTGTTGGTATCTACACAGAAATGGGAGTGGGACTGGATCTGGGTCTTTCAGTCAATCTTTTTCACTGACATTTATAGTTTACGTGGGACAACTCCTAAGCAGTTCTTTTAAACACCAATTTAAAGAACCGGGAAGAAAACCCTACATCGGTAATTAAGAAAAACTTCCAAATCAAGGTGTATACAACATTGTATCTACGATGCTCACATTTCACGAGCTCAGACAAGCAAATATCACCCTTAACTCCATTCCCCAAATATGACTTCATCCACTAATCTTCTTTACCCATTTCCAGTGCTAGAAAAACGTTTCTCAGACGCCAGTTCCTGCATGGACGAGTGCTTCCACACGTCTTTAAGGTCCGTGTCTCCATCCTGGGCAGGCCCTGCAAGTCAGACCATGCACTGTCTCTCAGACCTGGACTCCAGCCTTGATGGCGAGGAGAAGTTTAGGAGACCAACCTCATTGCCGCGGTGTTCCAGTTGCATTGGAAAGATCAGTCATTTGACTAGGTAAGTTTTTGAGAAACTAGAGAATTTGCATCTTAACTTGTTCtggtttgactgcacggttggcgcggtggctgggcaaccggctgccgcataacatgtagcgggttcgattctcgcacggagcaactctttgtgtgatccacatattgttgtttcgggtctgcgtgtcatgtgtatgctTGTAagcacacccacgacacaggagaaaatcctagtgtggggcaacgttttaaaaaaataaagagaacagaataaaaaaaagatagaaaaaagAGTAAAATGGTATTATTTGCCAGAAAAgccaaattataaaacaattttgagAATTACtagctttttataataaatagttaccaGTATTCACGATAAAACCATATGTAACTTACCAGGTCTCTTTACGTTTGCCTTTCATATTTCCAGATCGTCAACAATGAACACGCCTGGTTCAATCATGTCCCCAGTTTGGACAATGGACAATATTCTGGAGAAGCGCTCCGATTCTGACAGAGCCTCCATATACTCCCGTTCAAGTGGCAGTGCCTCAGAGTACAGTGTACCTCGCAGTGCCTGCCTCCTGGACAAGAGCTTTGAGTCCAAACGAGCGAGTCCAGTGGCTTGCTGCACCCCCACTGTCCCGGCGAAGACCGGCGGCAGTTGCCAATGCTGGCAGCAGGTCAAACCATGCTGCTGTAGAAAGAAATCCTTCAGTGGACCCTACGAGAACTACGATGTGCCCAAAACACCAATGCCCTTAATACAGGTAAGATCAAATTAAATGTGAAAgcttgttaaaattattaagataTTTTCTAGAAACTCTTAATTGGATATCAAGAGAAActttaatgtaattattgagGTCTGTGCGTTCTAGACGTATTTTTATACTCTATTAAAATGTACCTGATCCCGAACTTTCTATTCAATTACTTAAAATGTCAATCTTTGTTACAGGAGCACCCAGTAGACTCTCACACGGACCCCTCCAGCATATACGACACACCAAAGAAACTGAAATGTCTGCTCAACGGGCAGCCGTGCACGTGCACACACGAAGCCAAAAACGTAGAGAACCAACAAACAGATAACAACAACACAAGTGATACTAGCATTAACAATAACGAAGCTGAGACACATTCCAACTACGTCAACGTCACCCCACAGCCCACTGCCACCAAGAAACCAGTACCAGAAATAGATTTCGCCAACTACGCTAACATAGACCTCTCGACACTTGAAAAGTTCGAGAATTCCCTACAAATCCTAAGAAGCGCTGGATTCAGTCAGGAGGAATTAGACGCTTTGGAAGACATACCCGAACATGAGGACGATATATCAACCGCCACAACGAATACTGTGCACCCCTCCACAGATTGCTGCAATGAGCATTTAAATTACATGCACATGGAGCCATTAGAGATCAGTATTTCAAGTAGCAAGCAGAATTTTTCAGACAACGTAAGTCGGATCAGTCATATGTCCGACCCCACACAGCATTCTGAGTCAGACAACACGAACAGTACGCGACGGTCCAGCTCCGCGGACTTCACGAAGAGACATTATGACGATTATGGAATGAACAATCGGATATGTTTCACGCCAACCGTTTTAAGGAAAGCGACGAAAACCGATCGCATCAACGAAGGCATGCAAATAAGTTTAGAAATCATCGAACCGAAAGATAAATTCAAAGTGCCCGAGTTAAAAACCGAGAATGCTCTGGTGACAAAGTTTCGAGACGCCGTCAAAATTCGTCGTTCTTCAAGCGTTCCCAGTAAATCCGATAAGAATAGGGACTCGTCGAGTTCAAACGATTCTGGGGTTTCAACAGGGTCTTTGAAGCATCATAAGGGAGATTTTAACGAGTTTGAAATGCCAATAACGAGTTCGAAGTCAATAAAAAAGCATGTGAAGAATAGTAAGCAGATGAGGAAGGCTCTGACTCCAGTGCATGCGTTCGTCAAGTCTAACTCTTCGGATCCGTTGAAGAACTTGACGTTTCAGTTTGAGGAGGTGGCGACGTTGACGAAATCTAATTCTTGTGATGTGGACACGCTGACGAGACGGAAGAAGAGACCTGGTAAGTTGActtacctttaaataaattacctttAAATGAAGtcttaccgccatactcagagtcatttaatggtcactcaacccagtccttaacaattaaaccttcaagaaaagagcgtactcctttttaaaaggccggcaacatacctgtgactcctctggtgttgcgggtgtccgtgggcggcgctgatcgcttaccatcaggtgactcgtctgctcgtttgccacctattccataaaaacaatgttttcagaacaaaatcgttacttattctgttttaattatgaaatgtctctgagtacgccAGTTAGTTAGGTAGgttcacaataacaaaaataatatcataatactaGTCTAGTACTTTCAAATCTGAAGGTCAGACGTGTATGTTTTTGTGGCACgcaattcaaacttataattgacTCCTTTTAGCAACAAAACCaactttaatttttgtaatgtatttctttattgttttatctgAATTGGTTTTATTACCGGAGGCGTTTCAAAGAAGTTTTCTTGTGATTTatgttttgtaacttttttatggaataagccggtaaacgagcagacggatcgcctgatggtaagcaatcgccgccgaacATGGCCActtgaaacattagaggcgttacaagtgcgttaccggccttttgggttaggaaattaagggttgttggggaatcagggattgggaagaagggtaattgggcctccggtaacctcactcacacaacgcaagcgttgtttcacgtcggttttctgttaggccgtggtatcactccggtcgatccggCCCATTCGATTTCGATTCGGtaactaatatattttgttttttttccaaTAGAAACGGATGTCACAGCCCGCCACAGTCAGATGACGACGAAATCCACATCCAGCGGTGCGTCCGATACCTCGGACTACATGGAATCCCTCTCAGTCTCGTCCTTCAGTTCGTGTGACGTCTCGGCCGACAGGCACGTCACCAGGCCGAGATCGGGCAAGGAGTACGCGAGCATCGACAGGACAGCCCTAGTCTAGTTGGAACCAATATTTGTGTTAGTGTTGAAACATGGTGGAAACTATTTCGTacgttatattaatatatatgaATTTTCCCAATAATAAAAAGCAAGCCCTATCTTTAGGTTACACacccttacaaaaataatgtaatttcacGAAAAAATTCTCCGCCAAAGAGATCATAAAAACATCGTGTCGCTAATGACGTTGGTTCATGTCACGAAAGATTTATGGGCCAAACATTTGCCAAACATTCATCCAAATTATTAGTTTGAACAACGTTTGCCTACCGTAGCCTGTGACGCAGGACAAGCCAACCAAGGTCATGTTTACCTAATACTATGCCCTCTACTTAGGGGTAAATGACACGATCAACATTAATAtcaataactattttaaaagcCTACTTATCTCTTGATAATGTACACATCTAGCCTACAATATggctataaaaatatgtatatcctACCAAAAAGGTAACCCAAAACTGTTAAATCTTCATTTAAAAGACATCACTttcatttaatacaaaacattttttattaatcatttaaaatgaatacttaaaatgaaacttgtaaatataatgtacatatataagtacatacagTTCATACGTTTGTTCCTATGTACATAGTAATAAGATATGTAAAAGCAGTTGGACGAATTTAGTTCTTTAGTAGCGTGCCAAAAATAATGTAGCTTGCTATTAAACTGGTTTTgggtattgtaaaatattaaatgtaacttcatttcaaataaagaatgtttcaaataaaattgtacgtcgattaaaaactattatttagaATTCTGtgtatcatttaaaatgtagccctgtatattttaaatgtaagttttaaatgtagtttgtaAACATCATTTATTGTGTtaggtacttaaattatttgtgcCTTTACTTAAACATGTGTTGCTAAAATATTgtctttcatttattttgttaccttcaatttaattactttaaatgtaactttgataagtagttttataaaagcggtataaaaatgtgaatattcCTATAAATAAGAGTTGGTTAAAGTCGCCTATATGCAATTATAAGCAATAGAAAAAGTTacgataaataaacaatttgaaattaattacgAAGTGTATAAATGTTGCTGGGAACGAATCACAGATGGcgttaattgtatttttattaagatgAATATTGACGTGACATggtctttttaataaaaataaattatagttaatGCATAATGCATTTAAAACGCtacttgtaattaattttaaatacaaatacattatgaataaaataaacaatatttaaatgaaacattttcaaGTAAGTACTTGTaggatttttatataaaaaactgaATTCATTCAAACAGTCCTACCAACATTAATATATTCTTTTGAAACAaataactatgttttttttttatttcacaaaaaagtCGATCATTTTCCAGAATTCATTTAGTACATTCCTTTGTCATTTCTACTATTAACAGTTGTCTTATAGTactttataaatactaaatgataaaataattaaaatgaaaaaatcgATCAAATCTACTCTGTAACAAGTAATCACCACTCGATTTTACAAAAGAACCAAAAATCTGTTTATCATTTTTAGTTATtgcaatattgaaaataaaaatctcgATCAAGTCTATAgttcaaaattcaaacaaatTTTACGacgatatattatgtacttatttaatttaactaacgtatatttaaatagaccaaaaaattatgttagtatttaatactatttttcatttacttatttgatatttttatcaaaaaatattcattttatcttTTAATCAAAAACTCCGAACTGTCCTTGGTACAAATCTATCAAAATTTTTACAACATTAAATACCACGGTAATAAATCTGTTGGTCTATGTCAAACTGCATGTCTCTTAAAAAGGAATAGCCGATACATTACTTCTCTAGTCAACAGTTCGTGGTGATCACAATAAGaacattgatttttaaataaaacgtggctaaaaataattttcggGTTACCCCTAGGTACATTCGTAATGacataggtatacatacatagccCATCATAATTATTTGCATGAAAGCAACTACACTGAAATTGGTCACTACAAAGTTCTAGGATTCCCGACTAGGGTGGAATTAATTAATAGATGTCTTAGCGAACATTGAAAGTCATCAAACCCACATTTTCCtaccaatattatattatgaaatgtatatttttttgttactccatcacgtcaaaatggctgaaaggatcgggatggaGTTTgcaacaggggtagattatggtttggaattacacataggcttttttaaagttggtttattttaataaagtgtgGATATCATCCCCACTTAATTGATCCATAGAGCGTCAACTGTGGCGTCAACCACCatcaaacaattaaaaaaaacatagctgattGTACATACACAAACCCATTCAATATTATATTCTGGTCACCACattataaggtttattttagcACGAAACGGAATGTTGAAAGcacaatatacatagatatacataAATCATAAgtactactacataatatacataacatagttaattttgtgtaaaaatatattttcttaagaaGGTTTTTATGTTGCCGACTGTATTACgatt
This sequence is a window from Spodoptera frugiperda isolate SF20-4 chromosome 5, AGI-APGP_CSIRO_Sfru_2.0, whole genome shotgun sequence. Protein-coding genes within it:
- the LOC118271695 gene encoding uncharacterized protein LOC118271695 — protein: MADSSPANSIIEGTVKFRDGKKWKSRWCVMRKLSPVADCVHLQLYKDLKERQKNGQTKASLSLQQYLGIESGFTLDKESNTLAILCEDVVPVLAFDTREILIQWRVKVQHNLGGSKEFAAVIISSPTAANIRAGPVRLHACGPRLALCASRPPEVLALWDVKLLRRYGVVDKRFCVEGGSRCGKGEGLFIFAAEGGRELTELLNVYSHEAQSRLSIASRSGSVLEKRFSDASSCMDECFHTSLRSVSPSWAGPASQTMHCLSDLDSSLDGEEKFRRPTSLPRCSSCIGKISHLTRSSTMNTPGSIMSPVWTMDNILEKRSDSDRASIYSRSSGSASEYSVPRSACLLDKSFESKRASPVACCTPTVPAKTGGSCQCWQQVKPCCCRKKSFSGPYENYDVPKTPMPLIQEHPVDSHTDPSSIYDTPKKLKCLLNGQPCTCTHEAKNVENQQTDNNNTSDTSINNNEAETHSNYVNVTPQPTATKKPVPEIDFANYANIDLSTLEKFENSLQILRSAGFSQEELDALEDIPEHEDDISTATTNTVHPSTDCCNEHLNYMHMEPLEISISSSKQNFSDNVSRISHMSDPTQHSESDNTNSTRRSSSADFTKRHYDDYGMNNRICFTPTVLRKATKTDRINEGMQISLEIIEPKDKFKVPELKTENALVTKFRDAVKIRRSSSVPSKSDKNRDSSSSNDSGVSTGSLKHHKGDFNEFEMPITSSKSIKKHVKNSKQMRKALTPVHAFVKSNSSDPLKNLTFQFEEVATLTKSNSCDVDTLTRRKKRPETDVTARHSQMTTKSTSSGASDTSDYMESLSVSSFSSCDVSADRHVTRPRSGKEYASIDRTALV